TTTGGATCTGTGATAATGTTATAAAAACCTTTCGAGACCTCAGAGGTTCGTACAATGTCTGATCCTGAAAAATCTTGTCCTATGATATGCTCTGCAAGAGTCCCGGTTTGAAAAACACCTAATAAGCTTATGGTATATGTCATTTGTCTAATCCTTTTAAATTAAATAATCAAAACATAGATTAACTTATATGCTAATTAATAATAAAAATCAATGCTTATTTTTAACCTATCTTTTAAAACCCCCGCTCAAATCAAGGCCTCAAATTATACCAAGCCTCAGATTAAATCAGACGAATGGATTTAAAAGTGAGGCTGCGAAAGCCTATATAAATTAGGTGCGCAAAGCCGAATCTTGAAAAATCCGTTTGGATCATTTAAAAATGGGGCTTTGTATAATAAATCTTTTATTATTGAATAGATTATGCTATAAATTCAGTCATTCTATTTCAATATCGAAGAATATCAGGAAGCCTCATGGAAATTTTTCTTCATCACGATGACTTGCCAGACACAATCGCTTTCAAAGGACCCGTTGCAATTGATACCGAAACAATGGGACTAAACCACCACCGTGATCGTCTTTGTCTCGTTCAGCTCTCTTTTGGCAATGGCATTTGTCATCTTGTGAAATTCTCAGCCAAAAGCACCTACGATTGCCCAAGGCTCAAAGCGCTCTTGACTGATCCGAAGATTGAAAAGATTTTTCATTTTGCACGCTTTGATATAGGCGTTCTCAAAGCCTACCTCAATATCGACTGTACACCTATTTTTTGTACAAAAATTGCCTCACGTCTTGTTAGAACTTATACAGATAAACATGGCCTTAAAGATCTTTGTCGTGACCTTCTGGGCATCGAGCTCTCGAAACAACAGCAAAGCTCTGATTGGGGCGCTGCTGACTTATCCAAAGATCAGCTCGCTTATGCCGCATCTGATGTGCTTTACCTCCATGAGCTCAAAGAGAAACTTGAAACTCTGCTTAAGCGAGAAAATCGTTTGGAGCTTTCTCAAAAACTTTTCTCATTCCTGCCAGTCAGGGCTGAGCTCGATTATCTTGGGTGGGAAGATCAAGATCTTTTCTCACATTCTTAATTAGTCTATTTATATGGCGATCAAGCCGTCCATTTCGAAAGGAAAATACGATGTCAACCACAGTTCAACTCAGAGAATATCAGCTGCCTACACCGCTTGATTCTGCTTGCTCTGTTTTAAGAAGTGAGGCAGATGCTCTCATGGCCTTGGCTCAATCTTTGGGTGATGATTTTGAACAAGCCGTCTATACGCTTGAGACCAAAAAAGGGAAAGTCGTTGTAACTGGCATTGGCAAAAGTGGTCATATCGCACGCAAGATTTCATCAACATTCGCCTCAACCGGCACACATTCGATCTATGTTCATCCAGCTGAAGCAAGTCATGGTGATCTTGGGATGATTGGCA
The genomic region above belongs to Alphaproteobacteria bacterium and contains:
- a CDS encoding ribonuclease D encodes the protein MEIFLHHDDLPDTIAFKGPVAIDTETMGLNHHRDRLCLVQLSFGNGICHLVKFSAKSTYDCPRLKALLTDPKIEKIFHFARFDIGVLKAYLNIDCTPIFCTKIASRLVRTYTDKHGLKDLCRDLLGIELSKQQQSSDWGAADLSKDQLAYAASDVLYLHELKEKLETLLKRENRLELSQKLFSFLPVRAELDYLGWEDQDLFSHS